The following coding sequences are from one Triticum aestivum cultivar Chinese Spring chromosome 5A, IWGSC CS RefSeq v2.1, whole genome shotgun sequence window:
- the LOC123107502 gene encoding PTI1-like tyrosine-protein kinase At3g15890 — MINRCLCCVAPGGDSEPEAAPSRRRSRDPSRRGSKNKNRSVEFPWEMYTLKELLQATNNFNESNKLGEGGFGTVYWGRTSKGVEIAVKRLKAMTAKAEMEFAIEVEILGRVRHKNLLSLRGFYAGGDERLIVYDYMPNHSLLTHLHPHRGTPASQQHPPLDWPCRLAIALGAAQGLAYLHHEASPHIIHRDIKASNVLLDADLVPKVADFGFAKLIPEGVSHLTTRVKGTLGYLAPEYAMWGKVSESCDVYSFGVLLLELVSARRPLEKLPGGVKREIVQWAGPLVERRKWDRLADPRLTGRFDAVQLRAVVETAMLCSQSNAEGRPTMAEVVEMLKFGGERRNREIVPVADAASQDTTVTMDREDDVTGSSEPLDRGRSWKLTTLR; from the exons ATGATCAACCGGTGCCTCTGCTGCGTCGCCCCCGGCGGCGACTCCGAGCCGGAGGCTGCCCCCAGCCGCCGCCGGAG CAGGGATCCGTCGAGGAGGGGGTCCAAGAACAAGAACAGGAGCGTGGAGTTCCCCTGGGAGATGTACACCCTCAAGGAGCTCCTCCAGGCGACCAACAACTTCAACGAGAGCAACAAGCTCGGCGAGGGCGGCTTCGGCACCGTTTACTGGGGCCGCACCTCCAAGGGCGTCGAG ATTGCGGTGAAGCGGCTGAAGGCGATGACGGCCAAGGCGGAGATGGAGTTCGCCATCGAGGTGGAGATCCTGGGCCGTGTCCGGCACAAGAACCTGCTCAGCCTCCGCGGCTTCTACGCCGGCGGCGACGAGCGGCTCATCGTCTACGACTACATGCCCAACCACAGCCTGCTCACTCATCTCCACCCGCACCGCGGCACCCCGGCCTCCCAGCAGCATCCCCCGCTCGACTGGCCCTGCCGCCTCGCCATCGCGCTCGGCGCCGCCCAGGGCCTCGCGTACCTGCACCACGAGGCCAGCCCGCACATCATCCACCGCGACATCAAGGCCAGCAACGTGCTGCTGGACGCGGACCTCGTGCCCAAGGTGGCCGACTTCGGCTTCGCCAAGCTCATCCCGGAGGGCGTCTCCCACCTCACCACGCGGGTCAAGGGCACGCTCGGGTACCTGGCGCCGGAGTACGCCATGTGGGGGAAGGTCTCCGAGAGCTGCGACGTCTACAGCTTCGGCGTGCTGCTACTGGAGCTCGTCAGCGCGCGCCGCCCGCTGGAGAAGCTGCCGGGCGGCGTCAAGCGCGAGATCGTGCAGTGGGCGGGGCCGCTCGTGGAGCGCCGCAAGTGGGACCGCCTCGCCGATCCCAGGCTCACCGGGCGGTTCGACGCCGTGCAGCTCCGGGCAGTGGTCGAGACGGCCATGCTGTGCTCGCAGAGCAACGCGGAGGGCAGGCCGACCATGGCCGAGGTCGTCGAGATGCTCAAGTTCGGCGGCGAGCGGCGGAACAGGGAGATCGTGCCGGTGGCGGACGCCGCCAGCCAGGACACCACCGTGACCATGGACCGTGAGGACGACGTTACCGGCAGCAGCGAGCCGCTGGACAGGGGCCGCAGCTGGAAGCTGACGACGCTGAGGTGA